Genomic DNA from Planctomycetia bacterium:
TTCCAAGAGATCCATCGTTGGTGCCGATTCTTCCATGGTGCTGCTCCCGTGCTGCTTCTTGGCTTGGTGCCCAAACGGCTTAGCGCAGCCATCGCTCAGGGAGCGCCGACCGCGGTCGTTCGGCGACCAACTGCCTTGGTCTATCGCGGCTGTGAAGGCCTTCTAAGATGCTTATTTAATGAGGGTTACGTCTAAACATTCGGCTGGGCGTGCAGGCTGGAAGAGAGGGTTTGCACTTCTCATGCCGGAGCCGGGAAACAGAGGGACGAACCGCCAAGTCAATTGTATAGAATTCTCTTGTCAGCCTGGTTCGGCGGCGATAGATTGGATTCCGGTCCACAAGACCGGCACGGCCAACCCTGGGCGTGTCCCTGCCTGCCGAGCGACAAGCTCGGCTACCTCCATTCCCTGTGGATTGGTGGACCGGCGCTGTCCAATTGAGTCGGTTTCGAGACTACTCGGATCCCGGCTTGCTGACGGTTGTCGTTTGCACCAGCCGATTTACACGGCAGTGCTCCGGCGAACGTCCGGCAGCGTTAAGCGTCCGAATCAAATCGTTCCTGCAACCGCAACACGGCAAGCGCTTCGGCTCTTCGTCGCTTGCGAGGCGTGAGCGGTTTCGGGTGCTCCGGCGATTCGAAAAGTCTCCTCGTCCGAACGAGGATGACGTTGCTATGATTTTGCGATTCTCCTTATCGCGCTCGTTCCGGGCTCCGCGCTCGGCCGTCGTTTGCGTTCGCGCCGTCGTCGGCATGTTCGGGCTGTTTCTCGCGACAACGACCGTGTCGGCAAACGCTGCCGCCCCTGCCGCGCCGGAAGCGAAGATCAGCTTTCATAAGCAAATCCGTCCGATCTTTCAGGCCCAATGCCAGGGCTGCCATCAGCCGGCCAAGCAAGGCGGCGCCTACGACATGACGACTTTCGGCAAGCTCCTGAAAGGGGGCGAAAGCGAAACCTTGGCCGTCGTGGTCGGCAAGCCGGACAGCAGCAACCTCGTTACCCTCATCACGCCGGCCCAAGGCAAGGCCGAGATGCCGAAGGGGAAAGAAGCCCTTTCCGCCACCGACATCGACCTAATCCGCAAGTGGATCGCGCAAGGCGCGCTCGACGATACCCCGGCGAACACCGTCCAAAAATACGACGCCGAGCACCCGCCGATCTACACGCGGGCTCCCGTCATTCCTTCGATCGACTACTCGCCCGACGGCAAACTGCTGGCCGTGGCCGGGTTCCATGAAGTGTTGCTGCAAAAGGCCGACGGCTCCGGCCTCGTCGGCCGCTTGGTCGGCGTGGCCGAGCGCATCGAGAAGGTGAAGTTCTCGCCCGACGGTACGAAGCTCGCCGTCAGCGGTGGGCTGCCGGCCCGAGTCGGCGAGATTCAAGTGTGGGACGTCGCGACGAAGAAGTTGTTGTTGTCGACGTCGCTCAGTTTCGATTCGCTCTACGGTGTCTCTTGGTCGCCGGATGGAAAGTCGATCGCCTGCGGCTGCGGCGACAATAGTGTGCGCGTCGTCGATGCGGCGACCGGCAAGCAAACGCTCTACATGGGCTCGCACAACGATTGGGCGCTCGACACCGTGTTCTCGACAGACGGCTCGCACCTCGTTTCGGTCAGTCGCGACCGCTCGGCGAAGCTCGTCGAAGTCGACACGCAACGGTTCGTCGACAACATCACGTCGATCACGCCCGGCGCCCTGAAGGGTGGCTTGCAAGCGGTCGCGCGGCATCCATCGCGCGACGAGATCGTCTTCGGCGGGGCCGACGGAGTGCCGAAAATCTATCGCATCTATCGCGTGTCGAAACGCGTGATCGGTGACGACGCGAACTTAGTCAGCGTGTTGCCGGCTTTGAAGGGGCGCGTGTTCGGAGTTGATTTCAGTCGCGACGGCAAGTTGATCGCGGCCTCAAGCAGCAACGACGGCGTCGGCGAGATCGGCATCTATCAATATGCCGACGACGCGGCCCTCGCGCCGCCGCTGAAGAAGATTCTCGAAAAGAAAGCAAGCGATCGGTCGGAAGCCGAGACGAAGCAGCTCGACGACATCTCGAAGAGCGCGATCAAGCAGCTGGCGAAAGTCGAAGTCGCAACCGGCGGTGTGTTCGCAGTCGCCTTTGCGCCCGACGGCAAGACGCTCGCCGCGGCCGGTTTCGACGGTTCGATTCGTCTGTTGAATACGACCGACGGAAAGTTGGTGAAGCAATTCGTGGCGGTACCGCTCGCGAAAGCCGATGTGGTGAAGAGCGGCGTGAAGAGCGCTGCCCCGATCTTGCCGCCGGCCGTGAGCCCGACGGAAACGCTGCCGCCGGCCGCCGTGATCACGGCGCTGGAGATCTCGCCGTCGTCGCTCGAACTGACGGATAAGTTCGACTACGCGCAACTCGTCGTCACGGCGAAGCTCGAAGGGGGCGCGGTGCTCGACGTCACCCGCATGGCGAAGCTCACGGCTTCGTCGCTGAGCGTCGAGTTGATCGCCGGGGGAGTCGTCGTCGCACGAACCGACGGCACTTCGACCATTACGGCAACCATCGCCGGCAAAACGGCCGGCGTGCCGGTGAAGGTCGTCGGTACGGCGGCCGATTTCCGTGCCGACTACATCCGCGATGTGAATCCCGTCCTCAGCCGGATGGGCTGCAACCAGGGAACCTGCCATGGAGCGAAAGACGGCAAGAACGGCTTCAAGCTTTCGCTTCGCGGCTACGATCCGGTGTACGACTTGCGGGCCTTCACCGACGATCACGCTTCGCGCCGCGTCAACGTCGCCGCGGCGGACAACTCGTTGATGCTGCTCAAAGCGACCGGCTCGGTCGCGCACGTCGGCGGCCAGTTGACGAAGCCGGGCGAGGCTTATTACGAGCTCGTGCGACAATGGATCGCCGATGGTGCGAAGGTCGACTTCAAAACGCCGCGGGTCGTCGGCATCGAAGTGTTGCCGAAGAGTCCCGTCATCGATCGCGCGGGTCAGAACCAACAGATGCGCGTCATCGCCCGCTACGCCGACGGCAAGCTCCGCGACGTGACGCGCGAAGCGTTCATCGAAAGCGGCAACATCGAAGTCGTCTCGGCCGCAACCGGCGGCTTGCTCACGGCGCTCCGTCGGGGCGAGGCCCCGGTGTTGGCACGCTACGAAGGTTCCTATGCCGCGGCGACGTTGACCGTGATGGGCGACCGCACCGGCTATCAATGGGTCGAACCGGCGAAGAACAACAAGATCGACGAGCTCACGTCTGCGAAGTGGAAGCGGATGAAGATCGTTCCTTCGGACATCTGCAACGATGCCGATTTCATGCGCCGCGTCTCGATCGACTTGACAGGCTTGCCGCCGACCGCCGAAGACGTGAACGCGTTCCTCGCCGACACGCGGGCCACGCAAATCAAGCGCGATGCGCTGGTCGACAAGTTGATCGGCTCCGAGACGTTCGTCGATCATTGGACGAACAAATGGGCCGACCTGTTGCAAGTGAACCCGAAGTTTCTCGGCAACGACGGCGCGAAGCAACTCCGCGATTGGATCCGCAAGGAAGTCGCTGCGAATACTCCTTACGATCAATTCGTGAAGAAGATTCTCACGGCCGGCGGATCGAATCGGGAGAATCCGGCCGCGGCCTACTACAAGATCCTCCGCGATCCGGCCGACACGATGGAGAACACGACGCACTTGTTCTTGGCCGTTCGCTTCAACTGCAACAAGTGCCACGACCATCCGTTCGAGCGTTGGACTCAAGATCAGTATTATCAAACGGCCGCCTTCTTCTCGCAGATCGACTTGCAAGCCGACCCAATGGCGAAGGGTGCGGTGCTCGGTGCAACGGCGGTGGAAAAAGGAAAGCCGTTGTATGAGATCGTCGCCGATAAGACGGCCGGCGAAATGACGCACGAGCGGACCGGCCAAGTCGTGCCGCCGCAGTTCCCGTTTCCGGCGAAGTTCACCGCCGCGGATAAGGCCTCGCGCCGCGAAAAGCTCGCCGCTTGGATCACCTCGGCCGACAATCAGTACTTCGCCAAGAGTTACGTGAATCGGGTGTGGGGCTATCTGTTCGGCGTCGGCATCATGGAGCCGATCGACGACATTCGGGCCGGCAATCCGCCGTCGAATCCCGAGCTGCTCGACTTCCTGACGCAAGAGTTCTTGAAGAACAAATTCGACGCGCGCGAGCTGATGCGGACGATCTGCAAGTCGCGCACGTATCAGCTTTCGATCGCGACGAACAAATGGAACTCCGACGACAAGATCAACTACTCGCATGCCTCGGCCCGTCGCTTGCCGGCCGAAGTGTTGTACGACGCGATTCACACCGTCACCGGTTCGCAGACGCAATTC
This window encodes:
- a CDS encoding DUF1553 domain-containing protein — its product is MFGLFLATTTVSANAAAPAAPEAKISFHKQIRPIFQAQCQGCHQPAKQGGAYDMTTFGKLLKGGESETLAVVVGKPDSSNLVTLITPAQGKAEMPKGKEALSATDIDLIRKWIAQGALDDTPANTVQKYDAEHPPIYTRAPVIPSIDYSPDGKLLAVAGFHEVLLQKADGSGLVGRLVGVAERIEKVKFSPDGTKLAVSGGLPARVGEIQVWDVATKKLLLSTSLSFDSLYGVSWSPDGKSIACGCGDNSVRVVDAATGKQTLYMGSHNDWALDTVFSTDGSHLVSVSRDRSAKLVEVDTQRFVDNITSITPGALKGGLQAVARHPSRDEIVFGGADGVPKIYRIYRVSKRVIGDDANLVSVLPALKGRVFGVDFSRDGKLIAASSSNDGVGEIGIYQYADDAALAPPLKKILEKKASDRSEAETKQLDDISKSAIKQLAKVEVATGGVFAVAFAPDGKTLAAAGFDGSIRLLNTTDGKLVKQFVAVPLAKADVVKSGVKSAAPILPPAVSPTETLPPAAVITALEISPSSLELTDKFDYAQLVVTAKLEGGAVLDVTRMAKLTASSLSVELIAGGVVVARTDGTSTITATIAGKTAGVPVKVVGTAADFRADYIRDVNPVLSRMGCNQGTCHGAKDGKNGFKLSLRGYDPVYDLRAFTDDHASRRVNVAAADNSLMLLKATGSVAHVGGQLTKPGEAYYELVRQWIADGAKVDFKTPRVVGIEVLPKSPVIDRAGQNQQMRVIARYADGKLRDVTREAFIESGNIEVVSAATGGLLTALRRGEAPVLARYEGSYAAATLTVMGDRTGYQWVEPAKNNKIDELTSAKWKRMKIVPSDICNDADFMRRVSIDLTGLPPTAEDVNAFLADTRATQIKRDALVDKLIGSETFVDHWTNKWADLLQVNPKFLGNDGAKQLRDWIRKEVAANTPYDQFVKKILTAGGSNRENPAAAYYKILRDPADTMENTTHLFLAVRFNCNKCHDHPFERWTQDQYYQTAAFFSQIDLQADPMAKGAVLGATAVEKGKPLYEIVADKTAGEMTHERTGQVVPPQFPFPAKFTAADKASRREKLAAWITSADNQYFAKSYVNRVWGYLFGVGIMEPIDDIRAGNPPSNPELLDFLTQEFLKNKFDARELMRTICKSRTYQLSIATNKWNSDDKINYSHASARRLPAEVLYDAIHTVTGSQTQFAGYPAGTRAANLPEVNAALGAGFLQTFGRPPRESACECERQGGMALGPVMAMISGPTLSNAVDDPKNALASLVAKEKDDGKVVDGLFLRVLNRHATKDEVALATKSMQEIEVDHAAMTKRLSEREAWWKPIAAKLEQERLAAIAAAKKELETYEKAQAPIIAAAEKARLDATAKAALELQTLARRLPRSQEAWEKALAPTADSPTWHPLKITAATAQASSPVALKIENDTTVFTVDRNAQPTYKLTGETSLANVTGIMLEVLPDERLPNFGPGFSNRNFVLTEIVVSDSNPLGTKTKKTVLEPSLFNDALADVSQDKFDVKTAIDGKKDQGAPNGWASGGKPGAHRAVFQLTKPIAYAPGAELKIDLLQVFQQSFGIGKFRIWVTDAKKPLGFGLPVEIAAIVKTPAEKRTLAQWDALDAYQRFTDANYDKQETVLWTARLPLPIDQQLVALKTKVTTAETPIMIDPPLVQLRADHAMSAKQNADKRLTVVQDLAWALMNSPAFLFNH